From the Ciconia boyciana chromosome 24, ASM3463844v1, whole genome shotgun sequence genome, one window contains:
- the CD320 gene encoding CD320 antigen isoform X2, protein MARLLARLLLPPLPPPLLLLLLLLPLLLPLLPPAPGNASLSGCPPDQFQCEPGAICFPREWQCDGHPDCEDEGDEWGCGTATPAEPSPDGAWVTPPRSSGVLSTGSVASLRQLRSSQLALGRGSTVGGFSYTCAWGLCAIEESRPHVDLGYCRDLYHEVVRWD, encoded by the exons ATGGCGCGGCTGCTGGCGCGGCTGCTgctcccgccgctcccgccgccgctgctgctgctgctgctgctcctcccgcTGCTCCTGCCGCTCCTGCCGCCTGCGCCAGGGAACG CGTCGCTGTCCGGCTGCCCCCCGGACCAGTTCCAGTGCGAGCCCGGCGCCATCTGCTTCCCCCGGGAGTGGCAATGCGATGGGCACCCCGACTGCGAGGACGAGGGGGACGAGTGGGGCTGCGGGACGGCGACCCCGGCGGAGCCGAGTCCTGACGGCGCTTGGGTGACCCCGCCGCGGAGCTCGGGGGTGCTGTCCACCGGCAGCGTGG CCTCTCTGAGACAGCTGCGTTCATCACAACTTGCTTTGGGCAGAGGAAGCACTGTAGG AGGCTTCAGCTACACCTGCGCCTGGGGGCTCTGTGCCATCGAGGAGTCAAGGCCGCATGTGGATCTTGGTTATTGCAG GGATCTTTACCATGAGGTGGTAAGATGGGACTAG
- the CD320 gene encoding CD320 antigen isoform X3 — MARLLARLLLPPLPPPLLLLLLLLPLLLPLLPPAPGNASLSGCPPDQFQCEPGAICFPREWQCDGHPDCEDEGDEWGCGTATPAEPSPDGAWVTPPRSSGVLSTGSVASLRQLRSSQLALGRGSTVGGFSYTCAWGLCAIEESRPHVDLGYCREAADL; from the exons ATGGCGCGGCTGCTGGCGCGGCTGCTgctcccgccgctcccgccgccgctgctgctgctgctgctgctcctcccgcTGCTCCTGCCGCTCCTGCCGCCTGCGCCAGGGAACG CGTCGCTGTCCGGCTGCCCCCCGGACCAGTTCCAGTGCGAGCCCGGCGCCATCTGCTTCCCCCGGGAGTGGCAATGCGATGGGCACCCCGACTGCGAGGACGAGGGGGACGAGTGGGGCTGCGGGACGGCGACCCCGGCGGAGCCGAGTCCTGACGGCGCTTGGGTGACCCCGCCGCGGAGCTCGGGGGTGCTGTCCACCGGCAGCGTGG CCTCTCTGAGACAGCTGCGTTCATCACAACTTGCTTTGGGCAGAGGAAGCACTGTAGG AGGCTTCAGCTACACCTGCGCCTGGGGGCTCTGTGCCATCGAGGAGTCAAGGCCGCATGTGGATCTTGGTTATTGCAG GGAAGCTGCTGATCTCTAG
- the CD320 gene encoding CD320 antigen isoform X4, translating to MARLLARLLLPPLPPPLLLLLLLLPLLLPLLPPAPGNASLSGCPPDQFQCEPGAICFPREWQCDGHPDCEDEGDEWGCGTATPAEPSPDGAWVTPPRSSGVLSTGSVASLRQLRSSQLALGRGSTVGGFSYTCAWGLCAIEESRPHVDLGYCSC from the exons ATGGCGCGGCTGCTGGCGCGGCTGCTgctcccgccgctcccgccgccgctgctgctgctgctgctgctcctcccgcTGCTCCTGCCGCTCCTGCCGCCTGCGCCAGGGAACG CGTCGCTGTCCGGCTGCCCCCCGGACCAGTTCCAGTGCGAGCCCGGCGCCATCTGCTTCCCCCGGGAGTGGCAATGCGATGGGCACCCCGACTGCGAGGACGAGGGGGACGAGTGGGGCTGCGGGACGGCGACCCCGGCGGAGCCGAGTCCTGACGGCGCTTGGGTGACCCCGCCGCGGAGCTCGGGGGTGCTGTCCACCGGCAGCGTGG CCTCTCTGAGACAGCTGCGTTCATCACAACTTGCTTTGGGCAGAGGAAGCACTGTAGG AGGCTTCAGCTACACCTGCGCCTGGGGGCTCTGTGCCATCGAGGAGTCAAGGCCGCATGTGGATCTTGGTTATTGCAG CTGCTGA
- the CD320 gene encoding CD320 antigen isoform X5, whose translation MARLLARLLLPPLPPPLLLLLLLLPLLLPLLPPAPGNASLSGCPPDQFQCEPGAICFPREWQCDGHPDCEDEGDEWGCGTATPAEPSPDGAWVTPPRSSGVLSTGSVEASATPAPGGSVPSRSQGRMWILVIAGKLLISSCWLMLLSDRAQY comes from the exons ATGGCGCGGCTGCTGGCGCGGCTGCTgctcccgccgctcccgccgccgctgctgctgctgctgctgctcctcccgcTGCTCCTGCCGCTCCTGCCGCCTGCGCCAGGGAACG CGTCGCTGTCCGGCTGCCCCCCGGACCAGTTCCAGTGCGAGCCCGGCGCCATCTGCTTCCCCCGGGAGTGGCAATGCGATGGGCACCCCGACTGCGAGGACGAGGGGGACGAGTGGGGCTGCGGGACGGCGACCCCGGCGGAGCCGAGTCCTGACGGCGCTTGGGTGACCCCGCCGCGGAGCTCGGGGGTGCTGTCCACCGGCAGCGTGG AGGCTTCAGCTACACCTGCGCCTGGGGGCTCTGTGCCATCGAGGAGTCAAGGCCGCATGTGGATCTTGGTTATTGCAG GGAAGCTGCTGATCTCTAGCTGTTGGCTGATGCTGTTGAGCGACAGAGCCCAGTACTGA
- the CD320 gene encoding CD320 antigen isoform X1: MARLLARLLLPPLPPPLLLLLLLLPLLLPLLPPAPGNASLSGCPPDQFQCEPGAICFPREWQCDGHPDCEDEGDEWGCGTATPAEPSPDGAWVTPPRSSGVLSTGSVEASATPAPGGSVPSRSQGRMWILVIAVVLSILVAVGSVAVWGLSKAKSRSDIFSLEKASREQLMPDKSQTGSFP; this comes from the exons ATGGCGCGGCTGCTGGCGCGGCTGCTgctcccgccgctcccgccgccgctgctgctgctgctgctgctcctcccgcTGCTCCTGCCGCTCCTGCCGCCTGCGCCAGGGAACG CGTCGCTGTCCGGCTGCCCCCCGGACCAGTTCCAGTGCGAGCCCGGCGCCATCTGCTTCCCCCGGGAGTGGCAATGCGATGGGCACCCCGACTGCGAGGACGAGGGGGACGAGTGGGGCTGCGGGACGGCGACCCCGGCGGAGCCGAGTCCTGACGGCGCTTGGGTGACCCCGCCGCGGAGCTCGGGGGTGCTGTCCACCGGCAGCGTGG AGGCTTCAGCTACACCTGCGCCTGGGGGCTCTGTGCCATCGAGGAGTCAAGGCCGCATGTGGATCTTGGTTATTGCAG TGGTCCTGAGCATCCTGGTAGCTGTGGGTTCTGTTGCTGTGTGGGGCCTatccaaagcaaaaagcagatcTGACATCTTCAGCCTTGAAAAAGCATCCAGGGAACAGCTGATGCCTGACAAGAGCCAGACAGGCTCATTTCCCTGA
- the LOC140643532 gene encoding potassium voltage-gated channel subfamily V member 2-like yields the protein MRQLGTRRASLSASLKIGDRQGCCRTPEEEEVHIPFAQDSLVKQWSSMQNVTDRNQEKSKTPIQRNKYLLNINVGGKLFQIAYKVAARYPITRLGKLALYTDPMKKLQLCDDYSVQKNEYFFDRDPLIFHYIFHFYRSGVLWIMDEMCPSNFVEEIEYWGIHLKYSQRCCRILFEEKQDELSEYLKIQKELEAELEPLASVEQFEGKFLGRFRKMIWNLIENPYSSAPAKIIAVMSSVFVLISIVGMTLSTVEEMKQKTGKMWMEQLEMICAIFFTSEYLMRLISSSTFKNFLRAAFNAVDLVAILPFYIQILFENLDEGDMLYHEELHKVENVSKLGKVLKLIKLMRIFRILKLARHSTGLRAFGFTMRQCYQQVCCLLLFIAMGVFTFSALMHSVEHDVPGTNFTSIPYAWWWAAVSLSTVGYGDTVPDTVLGRMVAFGCISFGIILNGMPISILYNKFSDYYAKLKAHENKTSHSLKLSRKIHLKERVLRKLSECCRADPRCHH from the exons ATGAGGCAGCTGGGGACAAGGCGTGCGAGTCTCTCTGCCAGCCTGAAGATAGGGGATCGCCAGGGCTGCTGCCGGACACCGGAGGAAGAGGAAGTCCATATCCCATTTGCGCAGGACAGCCTGGTAAAGCAATGGAGCTCTATGCAGAATGTGACGGACAGAAaccaggagaaaagcaagactCCCATCCAAAGGAACAAGTACTTGCTCAACATTAATGTGGGTGGCAAATTGTTCCAGATAGCTTACAAGGTAGCAGCCCGGTATCCCATCACCAGGCTTGGGAAGCTGGCCCTTTATACAGACCCTATGAAGAAGCTGCAGCTCTGCGATGACTACTCAGTGCAGAAGAATGAGTACTTCTTTGACAGAGATCCTTTGATTTTCCACTACATCTTCCACTTCTACCGCAGCGGAGTCCTGTGGATAATGGATGAGATGTGCCCCAGTAACTTTGTGGAGGAAATCGAGTACTGGGGAATCCATCTGAAATACTCCCAACGCTGCTGCCGGATCCTGTTTGAGGAAAAGCAAGATGAACTCAGCGAGtacctgaaaatacagaaggagctggaggcagaACTGGAGCCCCTGGCCTCAGTGGAGCAGTTTGAGGGCAAATTTCTGGGACGGTTTCGGAAGATGATCTGGAACCTTATTGAGAACCCGTACTCTTCCGCCCCAGCCAAGATCATTGCTGTCATGTCAAGCGTCTTTGTGCTTATCTCCATCGTGGGCATGACACTGAGCACAGTGGAGGAGATGAAACAGAAGACAGGGAAGATGTGGATGGAGCAGCTGGAGATGATCTGTGCCATCTTCTTCACCTCCGAATACCTCATGCGACTTATATCCTCCTCCACTTTCAAGAACTTTTTGCGGGCAGCGTTTAATGCTGTAGACCTGGTGGCCATCCTGCCCTTCTACATCCAGATCCTCTTTGAAAATCTGGACGAAGGAGACATGCTTTACCATGAGGAACTGCACAAGGTGGAGAATGTGAGCAAGCTGGGCAAAGTCCTCAAGCTCATCAAGCTCATGAGGATCTTCCGCATCCTCAAGCTGGCGCGCCACTCCACCGGCCTCCGGGCCTTCGGCTTCACCATGCGCCAGTGCTACCAGCAGgtttgctgcctcctcctcttcatcgCCATGGGGGTCTTCACCTTCTCCGCTCTCATGCACTCGGTGGAACATGATGTCCCAGGCACCAACTTCACCAGTATCCCCTACGCATGGTGGTGGGCAGCG GTCAGCCTCTCCACTGTGGGCTATGGAGACACTGTGCCCGACACGGTGCTCGGCAGGATGGTGGCATTTGGCTGCATCTCCTTTGGCATCATCCTCAACGGCATGCCCATCTCCATCCTCTACAACAAGTTTTCTGATTACTATGCCAAGCTGAAGGCCCATGAGAACAAGACCAGCCACTCGCTCAAGCTCTCCAGGAAGATCCACTTGAAGGAGCGAGTCCTGCGGAAGCTGTCAGAGTGCTGCAGAGCCGACCCCCGCTGTCATCACTGA
- the LOC140643624 gene encoding bone morphogenetic protein 2-like, with translation MLGTVLLLLALAKPACPSPAGAASRRAEALKRLLEVFGMEDPPPPPAHFKQPPQYMVDLFNTVANADGVTKNPDILEGNTVRSFLDKTHGEKMRFLFVLSSVAKNEKILTAELHLFRLWPRATDGPKRHHFCQVSVYQVLEKSEPDAPGGKKLLAARLVSLQGSGWEVFAITQAVRDWTEDESSNQGLLVTVQGLGGSPLEPPPLQFASGRDHHESKKPMLVLFTDDGRRGASLPMAGFPDLQPQAPILPAKMSVPKLTGPRSTRSLDRLQPCQRHPLSVDFEEIGWSGWIISPRGYNAYHCKGSCPFPLGENMRPTNHATVQSIINALKLSEGVSSPCCVPDKLYSINLLYFDDDENVVLKQYDDMVAGSCGCH, from the exons ATGCTGGGGAccgtcctgctgctgctggccctggccAAGCCGGCGTGCCCGAGTCCAGCCGGCGCAGCGAGCCGGCGGGCTGAGGCGCTGAAGAGGCTCCTGGAAGTCTTTGGCATGGAAGACCCTCCGCCCCCCCCGGCTCACTTCAAGCAGCCACCCCAGTACATGGTGGATCTATTCAACACTGTTGCCAACGCGGACGGTGTCACCAAGAACCCTGACATCCTGGAGGGCAACACGGTCCGCAGCTTCTTGGATAAAA CTCATGGCGAGAAGATGCGGTTCCTCTTCGTCCTCTCCAGTGTGGCCAAGAATGAGAAGATCCTGACGGCAGAGCTGCACCTCTTTCGCCTCTGGCCAAGGGCCACCGATGGGCCCAAAAGGCACCACTTCTGCCAG GTCAGCGTCTACCAAGTGCTGGAGAAGAGCGAGCCGGACGCCCCCGGAGGGAAgaagctgctggcagccaggctTGTCTCGCTGCAGGGCTCGGGCTGGGAGGTCTTTGCCATCACGCAGGCT GTTCGCGACTGGACCGAAGATGAAAGCAGCAACCAGGGTTTGCTAGTGACAGTCCAGGGTCTGGGCGGGAGCCCGCTTGAACCCCCACCGCTGCAGTTTGCATCCGGCAGGGACCACCACGAGAGCAAGAAGCCCATGTTGGTCCTGTTCACGGACGACGGGCGCCGGGGAGCGTCCCTGCCCATGGCGGGCTTCCCAG ATCTACAGCCTCAGGCTCCCATTCTCCCTGCCAAGATGTCAGTGCCCAAGCTGACTGGGCCACGCAGCACCCGCTCGCTGGAccggctccagccctgccagagGCACCCTTTGTCCGTGGACTTCGAGGAGATCGGCTGGTCCGGCTGGATCATCTCACCGCGGGGGTACAACGCCTACCACTGCAAGggctcctgccccttcccactGGGTGAGAACATGCGGCCGACGAACCATGCCACCGTGCAGTCCATCATCAACGCCCTCAAGCTGAGCGAGGGCGtcagcagcccctgctgcgTGCCCGACAAGCTCTACTCCATCAACCTCCTCTACTTCGACGATGACGAGAATGTGGTCCTCAAGCAGTACGATGACATGGTGGCCGGGAGCTGCGGCTGCCActga
- the LOC140643536 gene encoding uncharacterized protein yields MQDSLAAVFFAGLLHAPIFASAGAIGREDVRGNLFAERGCCRRQSHFLHVGHDVSGSPVSVDVGKCRSSCLSQRISSPHPGLLGLSRHSSMLDFLRSQKLQVRRPDSPLRPGAPRSCPEGSCCEPARVHVERLLLFEGVRELEVVDGCHCSTCPEECLRLPALKTFFPDSPWEVTVDVGKCSDLTYSADGLFCMPTKFNTALVKNPQGGEVVQTLENCEMREKCYRVSQVEYYYEIVHSSAGHREERLKEIDVGRCLGSCSSGDPCLLRESQGGEKCLLWAEAASGRCTPHRYDVHTFRSRRDRVRTVVAIRQCKCRA; encoded by the exons ATGCAGGACTCACTAGCTGCAGTCTTCTTCGCAGGGCTCTTGCATGCTCCCATCTTTGCCA GTGCTGGAGCCATCGGCAGAGAGGATGTGCGAGGGAACCTATTTGCAGAGAGGGGttgctgcaggaggcagagccatTTTCTCCATGTCGGGCATG ATGTCTCTGGCAGTCCTGTCAGCGTGGACGTTGGAAAATGCCGCTCCAGCTGCCTGTCCCAGCGGATcagctccccccaccccggcctcCTGGGGCTCTCCAGACACTCCTCCATGCTCGATTTCCTTAGAAGCCAGAAG CTGCAGGTCAGGCGCCCCGACTCACCGCTGCGGCCAGGAGCCCCGCGTTCCTGCCCTGAGGGTTCCTGCTGCGAGCCTGCCCGTGTGCACGTGGAGCGGCTCCTGCTCTTCGAAGGTGTTCGGGAGTTGGAGGTGGTCGACGGCTGTCACTGCAGCACGTGCCCTGAGGAATGTCTCCGTCTTCCAGCTCTGAAAACCTTCTTTCCAGACTCTCCCTGGGAGGTCACGGTCGACGTGGGGAAATGCTCTGACCTGACCTACAGTGCAG ATGGACTTTTCTGCATGCCCACAAAGTTCAACACTGCTCTAGTCAAAAACCCACAAGGTGGGGAGGTGGTTCAGACGCTGGAGAACTGCGAAATGAGGGAAAAATGCTATCGCGTTTCACAGGTGGAATATTATTATGAAATTGTGCACAGCTCTGCGGGACACAGGGAGGAACGGCTCAAG GAAATTGATGTGGGAAGGTGCTTGGGCAGCTGCTCTTCGGGGGATCCCTGCTTGCTTAG GGAGTCGCAAGGTGGAGAGAAATGTCTGCTTTGGGCAGAAGCTGCCTCCGGCCGCTGCACCCCTCACCGGTACGACGTACACACGTTCAGGAGCCGCCGAGACCGCGTTCGCACTGTCGTTGCCATCCGGCAGTGCAAGTGCAGGGCgtag
- the POLE4 gene encoding DNA polymerase epsilon subunit 4, with protein sequence MAAAAGAVPVPVPVPAAGAEAAGPGEDAAGAGPPGTGPARLARLPLARVKALVKADPDVSLASQEAVFVLARATELFVETIAKDAYVYAQQGKRKTLQRKDLDNAIEAIDEFAFLEGTLD encoded by the exons atggcggcggcggcgggggccgtgCCTGTGCCCgtgccggtgccggcggcgggcgcggaggcggcggggccgggggaggatgcggcgggcgcggggccgccgggcaCGGGGCCGGCCCGCTTGGCCCGGCTGCCGCTGGCGCGGGTGAAGGCGCTGGTGAAGGCGGACCCGGACGTCAGCCTGGCCAGCCAGGAGGCCGTCTTCGTCCTGGCGCGGGCCACG gaGTTGTTTGTTGAAACCATAGCCAAAGATGCTTACGTGTACGCtcagcaaggaaaaaggaaaactctgcagagaaaagacCTGG ATAATGCCATTGAAGCTATTGatgaatttgcttttttggaGG gtaCTTTGGACTGA
- the PRAM1 gene encoding PML-RARA-regulated adapter molecule 1 codes for MLYCGSLCQLLVGLVDQAGDSYEAGYLKPGYIASAAARFPPQDAPSVTGDEDEIYDDVEPVGLLRRGQGFLQPSMSRPPAYPRPGGGGDAGQASNRVALLAAAQREAQVSRKMKPMTLKECKKEEKADREFQKKFKFEGNINVLTQMMVDPAAMEKRGGGKNLPLRRGEILDVIQFTNEEQILCRNSQRRYGYVPRAVMLHLDTDIYDDVEIYG; via the exons ATGTTGTACTGTGGATCTTTGTGCCAGTTGTTGGTTGGTCTGGTTGACCAGGCTGGTGACAGCTACGAGGCTG GTTACCTGAAACCAGGCTACATTGCATCAGCCGCAGCGCGGTTCCCGCCGCAGGATGCTCCAAGTGTAACAGG GGATGAAGATGAGATATACGATGATGTAGAGCCTGTTGGGCTGCTCAGGAGAGGCCAAGGCTTTCTGCAGCCCTCCATGTCCCGGCCACCAGCATATCCCCGCCCTGGAGGAG GTGGAGATGCCGGTCAAGCCTCTAACAGGGTTGCCTTGCTGGCAGCTGCACAGAG AGAAGCCCAGGTCTCCCGGAAGATGAAGCCAATGACACTCAAGGAAtgcaagaaggaagagaaggcagacagggagtttcagaagaaattcaaG TTCGAAGGAAACATCAACGTCCTGACTCAGATGATGGTTGACCCCGCAGCAATGGAGAAGAGGGGCGGAGGGAAGAACCTGCCGCTTAGACGAGGAGAAATTCTTGATGTCATTCAGTTTACAAATGAGGAGCAAATCCTCTGCCGAAACAGCCAGAGGAGGT ATGGCTACGTGCCCCGGGCTGTGATGCTACACTT GGACACTGACATCTATGATGACGTTGAGATTTACG GTTGA